The following coding sequences are from one Seonamhaeicola sp. ML3 window:
- the tilS gene encoding tRNA lysidine(34) synthetase TilS translates to MLENFQIHINDNLSFLKESNLLIAISGGVDSVVLVHLCHQFGLDISLAHCNFNLRGKESDGDEAFVMQLADSLNIEAFSESFNTEVYANEYKMSIQMAAREMRYLWFDELAEQLEFDYILTAHHADDNLETFLINFSRGTGLDGLTGIPEINNRFVRPLLPFSREQIVDYAKANKLEWRVDSSNASTKYLRNKLRHEVIPILKEINPSLLQSFQSTINNLSDANDIVEDQLEQFFKKAIISLEDNKMTFDIAEFKKQNNPRAYLFETFKDYGFTEWNDALNLLDAQSGKYILSNTHRLIKHQETLLLSEIVPGELVDIQIDNIHQDIETPFGTLSFTEVQEMDVNSTAAIYVDKALLKFPLSIRQWKVGDVFFPLGMRGRKKVSKYFKDEKLSLLDKESTLLLCSEDNIVWIINRRADNRYRVTEETEQILKIELK, encoded by the coding sequence GTGCTAGAAAATTTCCAAATCCACATAAATGATAATCTGTCTTTCCTAAAAGAAAGTAACCTCCTCATTGCCATTTCTGGAGGTGTTGATAGTGTGGTGTTGGTTCATCTTTGTCATCAGTTTGGTCTGGATATTTCCTTGGCTCATTGTAATTTCAACCTCAGAGGAAAAGAAAGCGATGGAGACGAAGCGTTTGTAATGCAATTGGCCGATAGTTTAAATATTGAAGCCTTTTCAGAGAGTTTTAATACCGAAGTTTACGCCAACGAATACAAAATGTCCATCCAAATGGCAGCAAGGGAAATGCGCTATTTGTGGTTTGATGAATTGGCTGAGCAATTGGAGTTCGATTATATACTAACCGCCCATCATGCCGATGATAATCTAGAAACGTTTTTAATCAACTTTTCAAGAGGCACTGGATTGGATGGTTTAACTGGGATTCCTGAAATTAATAACCGGTTTGTTCGCCCGTTATTACCTTTTTCCAGAGAACAAATAGTAGATTATGCCAAAGCGAACAAGTTAGAGTGGCGTGTAGATAGTAGCAATGCATCAACAAAATATCTTAGAAACAAACTACGGCACGAGGTTATTCCTATTTTAAAGGAGATTAACCCAAGTCTGCTTCAAAGTTTTCAGAGTACAATTAATAATCTTAGTGACGCTAACGATATTGTTGAAGACCAATTAGAACAGTTCTTTAAGAAAGCTATAATTAGTTTAGAAGACAATAAGATGACGTTCGATATTGCTGAGTTCAAAAAGCAAAATAACCCAAGAGCTTATCTTTTTGAAACGTTCAAGGACTATGGGTTTACAGAATGGAACGACGCTTTAAATTTACTCGATGCGCAGTCTGGGAAATATATTTTATCTAATACCCATCGATTGATTAAACATCAAGAAACACTATTGTTGAGCGAGATTGTTCCTGGGGAATTGGTGGATATTCAAATTGATAATATTCACCAGGACATCGAAACACCATTCGGTACATTGAGTTTTACTGAAGTGCAAGAGATGGATGTAAATAGCACTGCGGCCATATACGTAGATAAAGCATTGTTAAAATTTCCCTTATCTATAAGGCAATGGAAGGTGGGAGATGTGTTCTTTCCTTTAGGAATGCGAGGCAGGAAGAAAGTGAGCAAGTATTTTAAAGATGAAAAATTATCCTTGTTGGATAAAGAAAGTACGTTATTGTTATGTTCAGAAGACAATATTGTTTGGATAATCAACAGAAGAGCCGATAACCGCTATAGGGTAACCGAAGAAACTGAGCAAATTCTTAAAATTGAATTGAAATAA